In a genomic window of Bacillus sp. (in: firmicutes):
- a CDS encoding VOC family protein gives MKPRISVITLGVDDLERSLKFYKDGLGLPTKGIVGQEFEHGAVAFFDLQSGLKLAIWKRKDIAHDTSLNQTPISPTEFTIGHNVGSKEEVDTVMEQVRKAGAVITVPAHDTFWGGYSGYFQDPDGHLWEVVWNPAWEFAE, from the coding sequence ATGAAACCACGAATTTCAGTTATAACATTAGGTGTAGATGACTTGGAAAGGTCTTTGAAATTTTACAAGGATGGCCTTGGACTACCAACAAAAGGAATAGTAGGTCAAGAATTTGAGCATGGTGCTGTTGCATTTTTCGATTTACAATCAGGCTTAAAACTCGCAATTTGGAAACGTAAAGATATAGCTCATGACACAAGCTTAAATCAGACACCAATAAGTCCAACTGAATTTACGATTGGTCATAATGTTGGGAGTAAAGAAGAGGTCGATACGGTAATGGAACAGGTAAGGAAGGCTGGTGCAGTTATTACAGTTCCAGCACACGATACCTTTTGGGGAGGATACTCTGGATACTTCCAAGACCCTGACGGACATTTGTGGGAAGTAGTTTGGAATCCAGCTTGGGAATTTGCAGAGTAA